The Streptomyces sp. NBC_00344 genome includes a window with the following:
- a CDS encoding sulfite exporter TauE/SafE family protein: MNTITIWEMAALAAAATLVGFSKTAVSGANTISLAVFAAVLPARESTGVLLPVLIAGDVLAVLTYRRHAHWPTLWRLFPAVAVGVVIGTGFLFWADDAVVRTSIGAILLLMACVTLWRRRVSGSVDEAAGAPTRRGRVKARSYGVLGGFTTMVANAGGPVMSLYLLSAGFRKLGFLGTSAWFFLIVNTAKVPFSVGLGLIDAKSLLLDAALVAFVIPGAIIGRLCVDRIDQLLFERLVIGATVLGGLELLLR, from the coding sequence ATGAACACGATAACCATCTGGGAGATGGCCGCCCTGGCGGCGGCAGCCACGCTGGTCGGTTTCTCGAAGACCGCGGTCAGCGGGGCCAACACCATCAGTCTCGCGGTCTTCGCTGCGGTGCTCCCTGCCCGCGAATCGACCGGGGTGCTGCTGCCCGTACTGATCGCCGGTGATGTGCTGGCCGTCCTCACCTACCGGCGGCATGCCCACTGGCCCACTCTCTGGCGGCTGTTTCCCGCGGTCGCCGTGGGGGTGGTGATCGGCACCGGGTTCCTGTTCTGGGCCGACGACGCGGTGGTGCGCACCTCGATCGGCGCGATCCTGCTGCTGATGGCGTGCGTCACCCTGTGGCGCAGACGTGTCTCGGGCTCCGTCGACGAAGCGGCGGGGGCGCCCACCCGCCGCGGGCGGGTCAAGGCCCGCTCCTACGGCGTGCTCGGTGGCTTCACCACCATGGTCGCCAACGCCGGCGGCCCGGTGATGTCGCTCTATCTGCTCTCCGCAGGCTTCCGCAAACTCGGCTTCCTCGGCACATCGGCCTGGTTCTTCCTGATCGTCAATACGGCCAAGGTGCCCTTCAGCGTGGGTCTCGGCCTGATCGACGCCAAGTCGCTGTTGCTGGACGCCGCCCTGGTGGCCTTCGTGATCCCCGGCGCGATCATCGGGCGCCTGTGCGTGGACCGGATCGATCAGCTGCTTTTCGAGCGTCTGGTGATCGGGGCCACGGTGCTCGGCGGGCTCGAGCTGCTGCTGCGCTGA
- a CDS encoding TauD/TfdA dioxygenase family protein, which yields MNAIARPASGHIGADISDVDLSTPLSADDFATIQSALDRWKVVFFRGQQLDHAGQIAFARQFGDLTYAHPHDDAPPADHPEIFTIDPRRYEERYGKGFKEAVQKRQYSYFSGWHTDVTAAVNPPAGSILRAETVPEFGGDTTWTNLVAAYEGLSPQVRAFVDNLRAEHRYGGSEKPAGDSEYARRVNANLLVAIHPVVRVHPRTGERGLFVNPGFTSHIVDVSPRESRAILNLLYEELTRPEYTVRFRWEPGSVAFWDNRATSHLAPRDIEHLDVERRLHRVTLIGETPVGPDGTESELVAGKPFTADHRVVVDA from the coding sequence ATGAACGCTATCGCCCGCCCCGCATCAGGCCACATCGGCGCCGACATCTCGGACGTGGACCTCTCCACTCCCCTGTCGGCCGACGACTTCGCCACCATCCAGTCGGCCCTGGACCGGTGGAAGGTCGTCTTCTTCCGCGGCCAGCAGCTCGACCACGCCGGTCAGATCGCCTTCGCCCGGCAGTTCGGCGATCTGACCTACGCCCATCCGCACGACGACGCTCCGCCCGCGGACCATCCGGAGATCTTCACCATCGATCCGAGGCGCTACGAGGAGCGCTACGGCAAGGGCTTCAAGGAAGCCGTACAGAAGCGGCAGTACAGCTACTTCTCCGGCTGGCACACCGACGTGACGGCAGCGGTCAACCCGCCCGCGGGTTCCATTCTGCGCGCCGAGACCGTGCCCGAGTTCGGAGGCGACACCACGTGGACCAACCTGGTGGCGGCCTATGAAGGGCTCTCACCGCAGGTGCGTGCCTTCGTCGACAACCTGCGCGCCGAGCACCGGTACGGCGGCTCCGAGAAGCCGGCGGGCGACAGCGAGTACGCCCGGCGGGTCAACGCCAACCTGCTGGTCGCCATCCATCCCGTGGTCCGTGTCCATCCCCGCACCGGTGAGCGCGGCCTCTTCGTCAATCCGGGGTTCACCAGCCACATCGTGGACGTCTCACCGCGCGAGAGCCGCGCGATCCTCAATCTGCTGTACGAGGAGCTGACCCGCCCCGAGTACACGGTCCGATTCCGCTGGGAGCCGGGCAGCGTGGCGTTCTGGGACAACCGCGCCACCTCCCACCTCGCCCCGCGGGACATCGAACACCTCGATGTGGAGCGCAGGCTGCACCGGGTCACGCTGATCGGGGAGACTCCGGTCGGACCCGACGGCACCGAGTCGGAACTGGTCGCGGGCAAGCCCTTCACCGCCGACCACCGGGTCGTCGTCGACGCCTGA
- a CDS encoding GNAT family N-acetyltransferase: MSIAVRPFQPFDLPGMYRVCLCTGDSGRDATGLYHDPDLLAHVYAGPYPAADPGLAFVAADDQGVLGYVVATADSYRHERWLEERWWPPLRLRYPQSMASDPGDGTRDWQRVEQIHRTRPAGHDPLYENYPAHLHIDILPRGQGAGLGRRLMSALLEELRQREVRGLHLGVGSGNPRARAFYLATGFTEADRRDWGSVMVMDLRDQRSSSSSPPSTVAPITRRSKSS, translated from the coding sequence GACCTGCCCGGGATGTACCGGGTCTGCCTGTGCACCGGGGACTCCGGCCGGGACGCCACCGGGCTCTATCACGACCCCGACCTGCTGGCGCATGTCTACGCCGGCCCCTATCCGGCCGCCGATCCCGGTCTGGCCTTCGTCGCCGCCGATGATCAGGGGGTGCTCGGCTATGTCGTCGCGACCGCCGACTCGTACCGGCACGAGCGATGGCTGGAGGAACGGTGGTGGCCGCCGCTGCGCCTGCGCTATCCGCAGTCCATGGCTTCCGATCCCGGCGACGGCACCCGGGACTGGCAGCGGGTGGAGCAGATTCACCGCACCCGTCCTGCCGGGCACGATCCGCTGTACGAGAACTACCCCGCCCATCTGCACATCGACATCCTGCCGCGCGGCCAGGGGGCCGGGCTCGGCAGGCGTCTGATGTCGGCTCTGCTCGAGGAGCTGCGGCAACGGGAGGTCCGCGGGCTGCATCTCGGCGTCGGAAGCGGCAACCCGCGGGCCCGCGCGTTCTACTTGGCGACCGGCTTCACCGAGGCCGATCGACGGGACTGGGGCTCGGTCATGGTGATGGATCTGCGGGATCAGCGCAGCAGCAGCTCGAGCCCGCCGAGCACCGTGGCCCCGATCACCAGACGCTCGAAAAGCAGCTGA
- a CDS encoding LacI family DNA-binding transcriptional regulator, whose protein sequence is MTADVPLPSRPATLEDVARVAGVSRATVSRVINGTPTVDSALRGIVEEAVAAIHYVPNRAARSLVTRRTGSIALVVSEKERRTVAEPFIGRMFSDPYFGRVVSGLLQVLRPAGVQMVLMLADDEDSRGQLLGYLRQGHVDGVVLISSHAADPLPRLFTEARLPAVLAGRPGHSTELCSVEADQRAGARLAADHLVALGRRRIGTVAGPQDMPAAQERLEGFRAALAAHGLAAPAWAEGDFTHTGGAAAMKQLLAEQPDLDGLFIASDLMALGALPVLSRAGKRLPQDVAVVGFDDSVAALACDPPLSTVRQPVEEMSGEMARLLLRQINEPGRPLRSVVFPPTLVVRGSA, encoded by the coding sequence ATGACTGCCGATGTACCGCTGCCGAGTCGTCCCGCGACTCTCGAGGACGTGGCCCGGGTAGCGGGAGTCTCGCGCGCCACCGTCTCCCGGGTGATCAACGGAACACCCACGGTGGATTCGGCGCTCCGCGGAATCGTCGAAGAGGCCGTCGCCGCCATTCACTATGTGCCCAACCGGGCGGCGCGGTCGCTGGTCACCCGGCGGACCGGCTCCATCGCCCTGGTGGTGTCGGAGAAGGAGCGGCGGACCGTCGCCGAGCCGTTCATAGGGCGGATGTTCTCCGACCCGTATTTCGGCAGAGTGGTCAGCGGGCTCCTGCAGGTCCTGCGCCCGGCCGGAGTGCAGATGGTGCTGATGCTGGCGGACGACGAGGATTCCCGCGGGCAGTTGCTGGGATACCTGCGTCAGGGACATGTCGACGGTGTGGTGCTGATCTCGTCGCACGCGGCCGATCCGCTGCCCAGGCTGTTCACCGAGGCGCGGCTGCCCGCCGTACTGGCCGGGAGACCAGGCCATTCGACGGAGCTCTGCTCTGTGGAGGCGGACCAGCGCGCGGGCGCGAGGCTCGCCGCCGACCATCTGGTCGCGCTGGGCCGGCGGCGGATCGGGACGGTGGCCGGACCGCAGGACATGCCGGCCGCCCAGGAACGCCTTGAGGGTTTCCGCGCGGCGCTGGCGGCCCATGGGCTTGCCGCTCCTGCCTGGGCCGAGGGCGACTTCACCCATACCGGCGGCGCCGCGGCCATGAAACAGCTGCTCGCCGAACAGCCCGATCTGGACGGGCTGTTCATCGCGTCCGACCTGATGGCGCTGGGGGCGCTGCCGGTGCTGTCCCGGGCGGGCAAGCGGCTCCCGCAGGACGTGGCGGTGGTGGGCTTCGACGACAGTGTGGCTGCGCTCGCCTGCGATCCACCGTTGTCCACGGTGCGCCAGCCGGTCGAGGAGATGTCCGGGGAGATGGCCAGGCTGCTGCTCCGGCAGATCAATGAGCCGGGCCGCCCCCTCCGGTCGGTGGTCTTCCCTCCCACACTGGTTGTCCGGGGGTCTGCCTGA
- a CDS encoding TIM-barrel domain-containing protein, translating to MRILGNRPRQAAAAAVSALVLALTTLTVPAAQAHAAAPPSAVLDTGTRSVTWQSPVYAKGTVDAPDKCGTAAADPDNAVCARFDLTVNPPAGQWDDNPEGGVPVSIQWQTPTDDFDMYIYDGDGKQVASSAGTADPEATVIPRASGTYRVVVVPYDVHDNSFTGTAYLPQPTDAGSLTGFSGSHGVYRIEAGDLTARASFFTDGTLRLQASPDGDLADPPGSHMIRHRPKAQPHTSAFDAGSYWGIRSPGVVLRVYKKPLTFALYKADNRTVVWAEADPLRWTAGGMRQSLKRGATEQFFGGGEQNGSFSHRGQVMNVGNNTNWNEGGYNNSQPFYISSAGYGVFRNTMTPGAYDFGSPVRTGQQERRLDAYYFTGDTTSVIGKYTALVGKPFMPPVYGLEPGDSDCYLHNANRGERHTLDALKVAEGYTGNQMPLGWMLVNDGYGCGYEDLPRTGKGLNESHAQLGLWTQDGLPNQAEEAKAGVRVRKLDVAWVGSGYGMALDACDQAKAGIEDNSDARGFVWLPVSWAGAQRCGVLWSGDQKLSWDYIRWQIPTYAGATLSGIAYNTGDIGSIYGHDPAMYARDLQWKAFLPAVMTMDGWASDLTTKKPHDQQPWLDGEPYTSINRKYLQLKERLLPYMYTLSKDATRTGVGAVRPLSLEFPDDPKTLGPDAEYEFMSGKDFLVAPVYSDTDVRNGIYLPKGTWTDYWSGRTYHGPTTVNGYKAPLDTLPLFVRGGSIVPMWPKGTTSWETRDKSELDYDIYPQGTTDYTLYEDDGVTRKFADGASATQHVRVRALSHGRAATRIEIGASVGGYAGKPASRSYLLTVHAEDAPAQVVIGGSRLRKLTSATAFAAAGSGWYTDPATGITKIRTPDRSTGHGFSVELRP from the coding sequence TTGCGGATCCTTGGAAACCGTCCCAGACAGGCGGCGGCCGCCGCAGTGTCGGCGCTGGTACTCGCCCTCACGACCCTGACCGTTCCGGCAGCACAGGCGCACGCGGCGGCGCCACCGTCCGCGGTTCTGGACACCGGCACCCGAAGCGTCACCTGGCAGAGCCCCGTCTACGCCAAGGGCACGGTCGACGCGCCGGACAAGTGCGGCACGGCCGCCGCCGACCCGGACAACGCCGTCTGTGCCCGCTTCGATCTGACCGTGAATCCGCCGGCCGGCCAGTGGGACGACAACCCGGAGGGCGGCGTCCCCGTCTCCATCCAGTGGCAGACACCCACCGACGACTTCGACATGTACATCTACGACGGGGACGGCAAGCAGGTCGCCTCCAGCGCGGGCACCGCGGACCCCGAGGCCACCGTCATCCCCAGGGCTTCGGGGACCTACCGCGTGGTGGTCGTCCCCTACGACGTCCACGACAACTCCTTCACCGGTACCGCGTACCTCCCCCAGCCGACCGACGCGGGCAGCCTCACCGGATTCAGCGGCTCACACGGCGTCTACCGGATCGAGGCGGGTGACCTCACGGCACGCGCCTCGTTCTTCACCGACGGGACGCTGCGGCTGCAGGCGTCCCCCGACGGCGACCTGGCCGATCCGCCGGGCAGCCATATGATCCGGCACCGGCCGAAGGCCCAGCCGCACACCTCGGCCTTCGACGCTGGTTCCTACTGGGGCATCCGTTCACCAGGAGTGGTGCTGCGCGTCTACAAGAAGCCTTTGACATTCGCGCTCTACAAAGCGGACAACCGCACGGTCGTGTGGGCGGAGGCCGATCCGCTGCGCTGGACGGCGGGCGGTATGCGCCAGAGCCTGAAGCGCGGCGCGACGGAGCAGTTCTTCGGCGGCGGCGAGCAGAACGGCAGCTTCTCCCACCGCGGCCAGGTGATGAACGTCGGCAACAACACCAACTGGAACGAGGGCGGCTACAACAACTCCCAGCCGTTCTACATCTCGTCGGCCGGGTACGGAGTCTTCCGCAACACGATGACTCCGGGCGCCTATGACTTCGGTTCGCCGGTGCGCACCGGACAGCAGGAACGGCGTCTCGACGCCTACTACTTCACCGGTGACACGACCTCGGTCATCGGCAAGTACACCGCCCTGGTCGGCAAGCCGTTCATGCCGCCGGTCTACGGTCTCGAGCCGGGCGACTCCGACTGCTATCTGCACAACGCCAACCGGGGCGAACGTCACACCCTGGATGCCCTGAAGGTCGCCGAGGGCTACACCGGGAACCAGATGCCGCTCGGGTGGATGCTGGTCAACGACGGTTACGGCTGCGGCTACGAGGATCTGCCGCGGACCGGCAAGGGTCTCAATGAGAGCCATGCGCAGCTCGGGCTCTGGACCCAGGACGGCTTGCCCAACCAGGCGGAGGAGGCGAAGGCCGGGGTCCGGGTCCGCAAACTGGACGTCGCCTGGGTCGGCAGCGGCTACGGCATGGCTCTCGACGCCTGCGACCAGGCCAAGGCCGGCATCGAGGACAACAGCGATGCCAGGGGTTTCGTCTGGCTGCCGGTCTCCTGGGCCGGCGCCCAGCGCTGCGGCGTGCTGTGGAGCGGTGACCAGAAACTGTCCTGGGACTACATCCGGTGGCAGATTCCCACCTATGCCGGAGCGACCCTGTCGGGCATCGCCTACAACACGGGTGATATCGGATCGATCTACGGCCACGACCCCGCGATGTATGCGCGTGACCTCCAGTGGAAGGCGTTCCTGCCGGCCGTTATGACCATGGACGGGTGGGCGAGTGACCTCACCACCAAGAAGCCGCACGACCAGCAGCCCTGGCTCGACGGTGAGCCCTACACCTCGATCAACCGCAAGTACCTTCAGCTCAAGGAGCGGCTGCTGCCGTACATGTACACCCTGTCGAAGGATGCGACGAGAACCGGTGTCGGAGCGGTGCGGCCGCTGTCGCTCGAATTCCCGGACGATCCGAAGACGCTGGGCCCGGACGCCGAGTACGAGTTCATGTCGGGCAAGGACTTCCTGGTCGCGCCGGTCTACAGCGACACGGACGTCCGCAACGGCATCTACCTGCCCAAGGGCACCTGGACCGACTACTGGTCGGGCCGGACCTACCACGGCCCGACCACGGTCAACGGGTACAAGGCGCCGCTCGACACCCTTCCGCTGTTCGTCAGGGGCGGGTCGATCGTGCCGATGTGGCCCAAGGGGACCACGTCATGGGAGACCCGGGACAAGAGTGAACTGGACTACGACATCTATCCGCAGGGCACCACGGACTACACGCTGTACGAGGACGACGGGGTGACCCGGAAGTTCGCGGACGGCGCATCGGCCACCCAGCACGTCCGGGTCCGGGCGCTCTCGCACGGCAGGGCGGCGACCAGGATCGAGATCGGCGCGAGCGTGGGCGGTTACGCGGGCAAGCCTGCCTCGCGTTCGTACCTCCTCACCGTGCACGCCGAGGACGCACCGGCACAGGTCGTGATCGGCGGCAGCCGGCTGCGGAAGCTGACTTCGGCCACCGCGTTCGCGGCCGCGGGTTCCGGCTGGTACACGGACCCCGCAACGGGAATCACGAAGATCAGGACGCCGGACCGGTCCACCGGTCACGGCTTCTCGGTCGAACTGCGGCCGTAG
- a CDS encoding sugar transferase, translated as MGAVQHGMHLKARWYLPTALLVDVTGTALPVALFFRSAGQPYALRSAAVAAAAWLGVQTFRHRYAGRLMGESRGALPVLHDWLILLGVLAVVRAAADLRHGPLLCLAALLPSLLLTLVCRKLTYRHLASARRKAQVVSRVLVVGEPSAADDVAEHLAGRTDHPYVVVGIIAIGGGEITSGSRLAGRIDFHPPADTGADTGPLLAAALELQAHVVLVAPGATMSGERLRRLSWALHDAGVELALAPGLVEISVKRLEPTSAAGMALLRIVPPVRRGVQPLLKSVMDRAGAALGIVVLSPVFLVIALAVGLGSAGPVFYRQERIGQSGTPFVMWKFRTMYLNADARKAELAAVNEIDGPMFKMRRDPRVTRVGRLLRRASLDEFPQLINVLRGDMSLVGPRPPLPEEVALYNEVEARRLAVRPGMTGLWQISGRSDLSWDETIQLDLQYVDNWSFTSDVDVMARTLRAVVDGRGAY; from the coding sequence ATGGGTGCAGTCCAGCACGGGATGCACCTCAAAGCGCGTTGGTATCTGCCGACCGCTCTACTCGTCGATGTCACGGGCACCGCGCTGCCGGTGGCACTGTTCTTCCGGTCCGCGGGGCAGCCGTACGCCCTGCGGTCCGCCGCCGTCGCCGCTGCCGCCTGGCTCGGCGTCCAGACCTTCAGGCACCGGTACGCGGGGCGGCTCATGGGCGAGTCCCGGGGTGCGCTGCCGGTCCTGCACGACTGGCTGATCCTGCTGGGTGTGCTGGCGGTGGTCCGCGCGGCCGCCGACCTGCGCCACGGGCCGCTGCTCTGCCTCGCGGCCCTGCTGCCTTCCCTGCTGCTCACCCTGGTGTGCCGCAAACTGACCTACCGCCATCTCGCGTCGGCACGCCGAAAGGCGCAGGTGGTGAGCCGGGTGCTGGTGGTCGGCGAGCCCTCGGCGGCAGACGACGTGGCCGAGCATCTGGCAGGCCGCACGGACCACCCGTACGTCGTGGTCGGCATCATCGCGATCGGCGGGGGCGAGATCACCAGCGGCTCGCGGCTGGCCGGCCGGATAGACTTCCACCCACCGGCCGACACCGGCGCGGATACTGGCCCCCTGCTGGCCGCAGCGCTGGAGCTGCAGGCGCACGTCGTGCTGGTCGCTCCCGGGGCGACCATGTCGGGAGAGAGGCTGCGGCGACTGTCCTGGGCCCTGCACGACGCGGGCGTGGAACTGGCTCTGGCCCCCGGCCTGGTGGAGATATCCGTCAAGCGTCTCGAACCGACTTCGGCTGCGGGCATGGCCTTGCTGCGGATCGTGCCACCGGTACGCCGTGGGGTGCAGCCGCTGCTCAAGTCCGTCATGGACAGGGCGGGCGCCGCGCTGGGGATCGTTGTGCTCTCACCGGTCTTCCTGGTGATCGCGCTCGCGGTCGGCCTCGGTTCAGCGGGTCCTGTCTTCTACCGGCAGGAGCGCATCGGCCAGTCGGGCACACCGTTCGTCATGTGGAAGTTCCGCACGATGTATCTGAACGCGGACGCGCGCAAGGCCGAACTGGCCGCCGTGAACGAGATCGACGGCCCGATGTTCAAGATGCGCCGCGACCCGCGGGTGACACGGGTCGGCCGGCTGCTGCGCCGGGCGTCCCTGGACGAGTTCCCCCAGCTGATCAATGTGCTGCGAGGTGACATGTCCCTGGTGGGGCCTCGGCCACCGCTGCCCGAGGAAGTGGCTCTCTACAACGAGGTGGAGGCCCGGAGGCTGGCGGTGCGGCCCGGTATGACCGGGCTGTGGCAGATCAGCGGACGCTCGGACCTCTCCTGGGACGAAACGATTCAGCTTGACCTTCAGTACGTCGACAACTGGTCGTTCACCAGCGATGTCGACGTCATGGCCCGTACGCTCCGCGCCGTCGTCGACGGTCGCGGTGCGTACTGA
- a CDS encoding ROK family protein yields the protein MSPAFELAAPPALVALPAAPHPRHGARDGASALMRAVLHSGPTARTALSRTTGLSPAAVSRHIAELIGLGLLRELPTPPGPPRAGRPQIPVAVDPGHHLVCGAHIALRHTTLAMVDLRGRVIGQQRLPHSGDAPGVLGQILRRLPGFLARTARGRSVLGIGVATGGWVDSDQGVVVEHAALGWRDVAVRDTLAAGTRLPVHVDGHARALARAELLFGAGAGRSELVQLFAGNVVDAAIATGGTVLRGRRSGAGDVAHLPLGDPGLLCGCGRRGCLQAAVSELAVAGRAFASGTIPEPRFSMLVELAGEGHREALRILRERLRTVGRAAALLLDVINPEVLVVADGTAARLPQLLPDLYEETASHSHHLADPERTVVTSSFGNQVLGVAAGASVLDAVYRRPMDLRTARSA from the coding sequence ATGTCTCCCGCCTTCGAACTCGCAGCCCCGCCCGCCCTCGTGGCACTGCCGGCCGCGCCGCACCCCCGGCACGGAGCACGTGACGGGGCATCGGCCCTGATGCGGGCCGTGCTGCACAGCGGGCCGACCGCCCGGACCGCCCTCTCGCGCACCACCGGACTCAGCCCGGCCGCGGTCTCCCGGCACATCGCGGAGCTGATCGGGCTCGGACTGCTGCGTGAGCTACCGACCCCGCCGGGCCCGCCAAGGGCCGGGCGCCCTCAGATCCCGGTCGCCGTGGATCCGGGCCATCACCTGGTCTGCGGGGCGCACATCGCCCTGCGCCACACCACCCTCGCCATGGTCGACTTGCGGGGGCGGGTCATCGGACAGCAACGCCTGCCGCACAGCGGGGACGCCCCCGGGGTGCTCGGACAGATCCTGCGCCGGCTGCCCGGATTCCTCGCCCGGACGGCACGCGGCCGTTCGGTCCTCGGCATCGGGGTGGCGACCGGTGGCTGGGTGGACAGCGACCAGGGTGTCGTCGTCGAGCACGCCGCGCTGGGCTGGCGCGACGTCGCCGTACGCGACACGCTCGCTGCCGGCACCAGGCTGCCGGTCCATGTCGACGGACATGCCCGCGCGCTCGCCCGGGCGGAACTGCTCTTCGGGGCCGGCGCCGGGCGCTCCGAACTGGTGCAGCTCTTCGCGGGCAACGTGGTCGACGCGGCGATAGCGACCGGCGGCACCGTGCTGCGCGGCCGCAGATCGGGCGCCGGGGACGTGGCTCATCTGCCGCTGGGTGACCCCGGCCTGCTGTGCGGATGCGGCCGCAGGGGCTGCCTCCAGGCAGCCGTGTCCGAACTCGCCGTCGCTGGGCGGGCGTTCGCCTCCGGCACCATTCCCGAGCCGCGCTTCTCGATGCTGGTCGAGCTGGCCGGTGAGGGGCACCGTGAAGCGCTGCGGATTCTCCGCGAACGGCTGCGCACCGTCGGGCGGGCAGCCGCGCTGCTTCTCGATGTCATCAACCCCGAGGTACTGGTCGTCGCGGACGGTACCGCGGCCCGGCTGCCGCAGCTGCTGCCGGATCTTTACGAGGAGACCGCCTCCCACTCCCATCACCTCGCCGACCCCGAACGCACGGTGGTCACCAGCAGTTTCGGCAATCAGGTGCTGGGCGTCGCCGCCGGCGCTTCGGTGCTCGACGCCGTCTACCGCAGGCCGATGGATCTGCGCACGGCACGCTCGGCCTGA
- a CDS encoding glycoside hydrolase family 71 protein, which translates to MADAPVGPLTHRRPRAGTRRLVLPGLALGLLLIGLLAGSGMAWSPMGGGKKSPSAAAGNAPWSAEPRTPGPSAGEPTQAAPTAVPSPRGAPRAGKTAPQPRLGTNQALPFDLPTAAVLRTSKHLVFSHYFTPYPLSLDNQPAGQDYYSRNYLTAQGENGKHARYGGLLRDRPLPVEPQGGDWQLANLRREVRTARDAGIDGFSVDILSLSGPNWDRVNLLLKAAASEDPGFRIMLMPDMTSLHTDPSTLADALAGLAKSPSAHRLADGRLVVSPFKAEAHDPGWWSQMTTRLAQRYRIGTALVPLFLNFPANAERFAPISYGFSEWGNRSYTGQAGATADTALAHRLGKAWMQPVSVQDTRPNQGVYDEAGNTATLRTTWGHAIDDGADWVQLTTWNDYSEGSQFAPSAHNGHAYLDLASYYLSRFKTGKWPRIVRDTVYLTSRVQFSATTPSPGAEKLLMSPRDGTAPPRDAVEALTFLTAPATLDTVVGTDRQSHPVPAGVRPTLVPLHTGWSSAVVRRDGRQVAEVAARHPAESRVDVQDLQYYAATSGRPGAP; encoded by the coding sequence ATGGCGGATGCGCCGGTAGGACCTCTGACGCACCGACGCCCCAGGGCGGGCACACGCCGGCTGGTGCTGCCCGGTCTCGCGCTGGGGCTGCTGCTCATCGGCCTGCTGGCCGGAAGCGGTATGGCCTGGTCGCCGATGGGCGGCGGCAAGAAGTCCCCGTCGGCCGCTGCCGGAAACGCGCCGTGGTCTGCCGAGCCGCGCACGCCCGGCCCCTCTGCCGGGGAACCGACCCAGGCCGCGCCCACCGCTGTTCCTTCACCGCGCGGCGCGCCCCGGGCCGGAAAGACGGCACCACAGCCCCGGCTCGGGACGAATCAGGCGCTGCCTTTCGACCTGCCCACCGCGGCCGTGCTGCGCACCAGTAAGCACCTGGTGTTCAGTCACTACTTCACGCCGTACCCGCTGTCGCTGGACAACCAGCCGGCCGGTCAGGACTACTACAGCCGCAACTACCTGACGGCGCAGGGTGAGAACGGCAAGCACGCGAGATACGGCGGCCTCCTCCGCGACCGTCCGCTGCCCGTGGAGCCGCAGGGCGGTGACTGGCAGCTCGCCAACCTCCGCAGGGAGGTCAGGACGGCCCGGGACGCCGGAATCGACGGATTCAGTGTCGACATCCTCTCCCTCTCCGGGCCCAACTGGGACCGGGTCAACCTGCTGCTCAAGGCGGCGGCCTCGGAGGATCCCGGTTTCCGGATCATGCTGATGCCGGACATGACATCGCTCCACACCGACCCCTCTACCCTGGCGGACGCCCTGGCGGGACTGGCGAAATCGCCGTCCGCCCACCGTCTCGCCGACGGCCGGCTGGTGGTCTCGCCGTTCAAGGCCGAGGCCCACGATCCGGGCTGGTGGTCGCAGATGACCACACGGCTCGCACAGCGGTACCGCATCGGCACGGCTCTCGTCCCGTTGTTCCTGAACTTCCCGGCCAACGCCGAGCGGTTCGCGCCGATCAGCTACGGCTTCTCCGAGTGGGGAAACCGGAGCTACACCGGGCAGGCCGGCGCGACGGCGGACACCGCTCTCGCCCACCGGCTCGGCAAGGCCTGGATGCAGCCGGTCTCGGTCCAGGACACCCGCCCCAACCAGGGGGTCTACGACGAGGCCGGCAACACCGCGACCCTGCGCACGACGTGGGGCCATGCGATCGACGACGGAGCCGACTGGGTGCAGCTCACCACCTGGAACGACTACTCCGAGGGCAGCCAGTTCGCGCCTTCCGCGCACAACGGGCACGCCTACCTCGATCTGGCCTCCTATTATCTGAGCCGATTCAAGACGGGGAAGTGGCCGCGGATCGTCCGCGACACCGTGTATCTGACATCCAGGGTCCAGTTCTCCGCGACGACACCCTCGCCCGGTGCCGAGAAGCTGCTGATGAGCCCGCGTGACGGCACCGCACCCCCGCGGGACGCGGTCGAGGCGCTCACGTTCCTGACCGCGCCGGCGACTCTCGACACGGTGGTGGGCACCGACCGGCAGAGCCATCCGGTGCCCGCCGGAGTCCGGCCCACTCTTGTTCCGCTGCACACGGGGTGGAGTTCGGCGGTGGTGCGCCGGGACGGACGGCAGGTCGCCGAGGTCGCCGCTCGGCACCCGGCGGAGAGCCGGGTGGACGTACAGGATCTCCAGTACTACGCGGCAACGAGCGGTCGTCCCGGCGCACCGTGA